tttaatcaaaacacctttacaaatgaatgaaaaagaatATAATACATTACAGTTGGACATACATGGTTGGTAAATGCTATCTGGACACATATTATCAGTATAACCGTgtagataaaaacagaaaagaaaagcaaaaacaaatgttttcttttatttattatttcgtTTTATTGTCCGATTCCTGTGGTCACATTTTCTTAACAAGGATGTTTGGACATATAAGTTTAACATTCATCATCCATAACACACAATACAACTTGTAACAATATAAATCTTCATAGTTAAAACTACAACAGAGATTATATGATAAAGAGAATATGCAAACATATGACATACAGTTAACTGATAATTGGTTAAATGCTCAGAGCATGAAGTCATTCTTCAATTATAATATGTTACTGAATATAGCTTATATGACAAAACTACTATATACAATATAGAACAAATAGTACAAAACATATACATGCAACATTACAAAAGAAATGGAAATAATGCTCTTATTCTTGGGTTCATTATTTTACATCACGTTACTCAAATAGTGTAGGTTGCCTTTACAGCagtttcaaaacatttcatttaatattaataaaaaacataatgaacTGTATACATTTTAACTCTTTACTCAAGAGTCAATAACTTGAGGCTTGAGCATGACACCATCTGAGGTTGATGTCCAATCCGGTCGTGATGGGAGAGTGGATAACAGGAAGCAAACCATCTAGCTGTCCCTGCAGgaagtaaataaacaaaaggtCAAAGTGAACGGTTGATAGAAGGTCATTTAACTACAAAACATCCCAGAGAGAAAGCTGTCGACACCTACCATTACGTCCAGCTTTAAGCACGGCCCACCGTGTTCTCCAGATGCTCTATTCTCCCAGACACAGCGACCAGTGAGATCAGTCaaggaaacacatttacaggaacACTTAAATGAAAAACGGGTGGTATATGTCTCTTTAAACATATACACGACATGCTGGTAGGAATAAGTGACCTCAGtgaaatgtgctgcagaaaatgtgttccATCTGAAACAACAGGAAGGATATGTTTGGCTGTGAGCTGCTCGATGGCAGCCTGCGTCTTCTTCTGGAAAACCAGCCTGGCTTCACATTTACAGGgatccaccaccacctccaccttcaCCTCTTTCCCCAGGAGAAAGACATTTCACATCAGAGTGGCAAGATCATGTAGagagcacacacagaaaaaacaccCACTTTACTTTTTCCAACTGGGATGGAAAAGAAGTAAAGCTTGAacaaaaaagaagcacattgggaaacacatttatcaacaaaaaagaagatgtAAAGAATCAAATTTGATAATATTACCTGATAATTGTCCAACAAATGCTACAGTCAACAGAGAATAATAGCAAAGTCATGCATCAGTTTGAGGTGACGTTATGaagccaaacacacactgtacatttcTTTTTGAGCATCAatatcaaaaaacacatcaacatttgCTGCAAAAATCTATACAGTACACCCTTACGTTTCAGGGaacatgttttcttgtctgCATTCAAGATAAAACCATCCCGGCACTGGCAGTAATAGGAGGCATTGCTGTTGACACAAATGTGTTGGCAGTCATTTCCCATGGCACAGGGGTCCAAACCTGCAATAAGACGGGGATAAAAACAGGGTATTAAAACGGTTTCATGTGCTAGCATACAACATAGTACAAATAGGTAGTTAGTTGAAGGTAAGGTGTGCTCTGCAAATTGCAAACATCTACTTAACCTCTATTTCTAATGGAggataaatgcaaaaatatgttCTATTTTTCAATGCTGCAGCCAGTTTTGGTTCCAATTTTAATACATTGTTTTGCCTGTTCAAGTTCAATAAATGATACTCGCAAGCTCTTCTTCTGCGTTTGTGCTCGACCACATGTTATTTGTAGTGGAGAACTTCAGCCTTCACCACATCTCAGCCAAGGTGATTTTGCAAACTGCTTAGGGTCACTGTGTGTTGGACAACACACAGAAACCTTGAGTACAACAGCAAAGACAGTAACATGGACAAGTTATTTCACAAGATAAGACAAACGTCGGACTGATTCTGAAACATTGGAAATATGTTACAAAAATGGCATAGTGCCTTATAACTGATTGCACAACATATGAACAGTCATCAATAGGCCTTTAaatctttgctttaaaaaatgaagctgaaagTTTAGGGCTGTGTGGCCCCAAGACTTTACCCTTGTTTAGTTTGGCAACTACACGAGCAGGTTCTAGTGCCGACATCTGCAGTCCATGTGGGGGTTGAGAGCATCTGGTATTTCCCTCATATTTCAAAGTTTATAATTCACCAATAACAAAGTAACTGATCCGAACTGTGCAGCAAAACCCCCCTGTAGACTGTAGGTGCCCCTTACCGAGGAACTAGAACTAGGGTTAATGGTGGGAAAAGGGTCTCGTGGGTCTCTTTGTCCTACCGCACAGCGTCTCCCTGAACTTGGAGGTGAGTTTCTCAATAACGCCGTAGGTCTCCACGTAGAAGACGTGGTCCTCCAGGGGGATGCTCGCCATCTGCTGCAGGGAGCGCATGTCGGCACGGTCAACGCCCACAGCGTAGATCTCGATGCCTGAAGCCCGAGCTGCTGCGGACACTTCCTCCACCTGGTCCTGGGGTCTCCCGTCTGTCACGATGATTCCCACCTTGGAGATGTTCCTGGAGCGCGGCCGGGCTCCGGACTGCTCTGTGAAGGCTTCATTCATGGCCGTCTTGATGGCGAGGCCGGTCATGGTGCCAGCCGCCAGGGGTTCAATGCGGGAGATGGCTTTCTTCATGTCGGGTTTGTTGCCATAGTCTTTGAGCAGGAACTCGATCTTCACCGTGCTGGCATAGTTGACCACAGCCACTCTGGTGGCCTCTCCGCCCACGTCCAAGGTATCAACCATGTCGGCCAGGAATATCTTCACCTTCTCAAACTCAACAGGACGCACACTGCGAGAGCTGTCGATGATGAAGACCAGGTCCAGGGGACGGCTCCTGCACTGAGAGTCTGTCTCTGGTGATCAACCAAACCATAGCAGATTAAGTCCAGTTCATTATTCAAGCTTGTTTCACTGTCACAGTTAGAGGGGCGAAGTTAACATTCAGGAACAAAACACAGGACACTTAGGGATGCACAATATACGCTCCAAAGGTGACACAAGGACAGTATTGTGCATCACTGCAGTGGTCAAATGAAAGTTTGTAGTTCTACTGAAATTATACAGTATGCCATAGTTTGTACTGTGTCATTTCAGTGTCATCagactttttccattttcatcacttgtatcctttttttcccccattatcTTGAAAGAAAAGGATGCTCGATGCCCACACATAAAGAGTGACATCCCACCTGAAGTTGGAGACAGTGGTAGGACCCCACAACacaaatcacatacacacacgctgCACAACTAAACTACATTTCTGCTGTTTAGTTAAAAATAGTGACTCTGCTCGTAATTTGCACAAATAGATCAGTTCAAGCTTGGTCTCATTTAAAGCTTGAAACTCATATTTCAAAGTTATTTCAAGTTTTAGCTCAAATTCTTGAGACATGTAAATTCAGACTTTGTTCAGACTTTGGATGGATTGAAATAAGCACCTTACACCTCAAGCCGCCACAAATGTATTGCAAAAGGCAGCGTGTTACCCCATGCAATCCCTATGTGGCCTATTTACACTTCAGctggtgtaaaataaaataataataacaaataaaataaacaagacagTTGTAAGAAAGATTGAATTTCCACTTTTTCCACTACTCAAAAACTGAAACAATTGaattcttcattaaaaaaagtcatTGTATGTAAAGACATTGTTTCCACATTTAatttctctaaaataaatcttacatgTACAGCTGGATGTTAAAGTGGTTTTATCTGGATGAAAGCATATATATGAGATATATATATGAGACGATGATCGTTCCTTACTTCCTTACctcttaaaaaaatagaatttgtttatttcacaaaaGGGTTGACTTATTTCTTTACTTAAAACAATGATTGGCTTTGGtggtgtttcttttctttgtattcTTTTTGATGGTAAAACAAACAGATCTAACGTGGTAAGCATTGAGGAGCAGTGTTTGGGTTGGAAAGCAAACCTAACTGGTAATATTTCTACCTGTCTCCACAGGACTGACGGTGGTGATGAAGCCGCTTTGGGTACTGACCGGTTGCGTCACAGGAGCGGTGGTCTCCACAGTGGTCACCAACACTGGCATGACGGTTGTCAGCGGTGCCTCTGTAGTTTCTGGCTGAGTTGGCAGCACTGTTGGCTCTGGTAGAGTTGGAGGGATTGTGGGGGGGAGTAGCACAGGTGGTGTTGGTACTGTTGGGTCTGACTTTTCTGGGCATGGACCTTTTACTTTGTAGTGGAAATGGCCTTTGAGCCTTTGATGAGGATGGCGTGATACAGGTGGAGATAAACCTTTGTATATGTGGTGCATGTGTGGTAACACTGGCCCTTTAAATCTGTGGTGATAGCGGGGCATGGGGACTGAAGGTCTGTGGTAAGTCACTGGAGGAGATAGAGGAAGGGGTTGGAACAATACCGGTGGAGGGATCCTGGGTGGCTGGTAGTGGTAGTGATACCCTCCTCTATACGTGTAGTCACTTCTGTGAACTACAGGCCCACCAGAAAGGAGAAGTGATAGAAAACATTAGTAGGATGAAAGCAGGTAAACTGGAAAGTTGTGTTGAAATAAACAACTTTTGCTTTCTTGAGACACAGACAAATTATTAGTTGAAGCATGAGTGTAAGTTCAGCCAGCTGGTGTGTTTGCAACAAGCTGGATTATCCTGTCGAGTGCTTGTGAAACATCCAGTAAagatttaaatttttcatgcatttctttttccaGAGCAGAGTAAAACTCTGGCATTACACTGCTGGATAAATACCGTTTAATAAATCATTGTTTAAACCAGCAATGTCCTTATGAATGATATCTTTAATGTCAAGAAGACTGAATTAAAATGACTTGTCTGCAATATATTCTGCAAATCCTTATTGTAGAAAAAGATCTCTACTGTTCACTGTTAATGGAAAGCAGCTTATTCAAGTCAAAAGTCAAATTTCTAtaccacatttaaaacaatatttggtATGAAATGCCACACAATCAATCACACATAACTGATTTAATGAGCCATTCGCAGTTTCACTGTACCGGCCAAGTTTAACACTTCCATCCCTTTAACCTCACttatactttatactttaaCTTGATTACATTACACAGGGAAAGGTTCTACTTTTTCCTCCACTTATTTTTAGAATAAGGTTGCACAAAGGCAAGCTCATACAGAATGATTCATTTTTTCCAACTAAACTAccaaaaattaaataatgaagtGAGCACATCCACTTTGAATGTGTATCTATAGCCTGAAActatacaatgaaaaaaaatgacagttttgacaATATCTACTTTGAATTCTGTTTGCATTTTAGAGGTTCACAagttttaaaactaaaaaaaaaaaaaaaaaaatacaacgaCAATACTCAATTACAAGTACAGGTCTTGCATTGCAAATCGTCTATTGACTTTTCTCAActatttttttgtgaaacagGTAGTAACTCTAACGTATGTAACGTTGGAAACCACGTACAGGTAAATATTGTTCTTGAAGCCAATCGTGCATTttcaatgtatttttgcaaaACGCTAAAATAAACTTATTATAGGCTACACTGTGCTTATGTTAACCCTAAATTTGAAAAGTCACCAGAATCCACGACTGTCATGTGAAATAAGTGgagtaaaaaaatacagatttttttttaatgtagtgaCGCATAAATATAAAGTGACATTCATGTAGGTGTATACCTTAAAACTGTAGCAGTAGGCCTGGCATAATTGAGGAAATGTGTCTTCCATATCTAGCTACAACTTTGTTTTAGAAAACTAAACAGTGTTTTCAGTGACACTTACTTGCTGGGTTGATGGTCCTGAATGGTGGTCTGCCATTAAGTCTGCTCTGTGCGTGGCTCTGTGCGGCCAACAGGTGAGGGTCTCCTGCACTGAGGTGGTACGTGGCCCTCACGtcagacagcagcagtgagCCGCAGTACAAGAGGCTCCATAGGAAAGACTTCATCATATCTGCTCTCAGGGTCCTCATGGTGTGATCTGCTCTCCGGGGTGACTGTCAGCCTCACAGGGTCTTGTACAACTCAGTGGGGGTCTTACCGCCTCCATATATGAGGGGCTGCCGGTGCAACGCGTCAAACCGTTCGGCCAATCCAGAGCCGGGACATGACCTGCAGGTCACGGTGTGGAAAACCATTCAGAGGACCACAAAGGGACATTACAGCCCTTATTAGCCTACTCAGTtacaagtttatttttcttcttattcGTCCCGTTTTAATATTTCTTACTTGCAAAGCTGCAGCCTACACTATAGTTAGATTAGTAACATTTCATTCATTAATACCTATTGTTTTAGTGCGCTAAATAAGTTATTCCCCCTGAGGTTTAAAGGTGTTAAGAGACTTTCCACAAAGTATCAGCTGGAGTAAAAGTGAAGTCTAATTTAAAAAGGTTGAGACTAAAGATGCTGGAATCAGCTTACCCTACAGCTGTACACTTCAAATCACAGGATGTGTATCACCTataatagcttttttttaaaaaacaaattaagtaaAAAACCTGTCCTCACTAGTAAATTAAGGTCCTTCTATGTCAAGGCATTAAATCAGAGGTTGGTGGTTGAGCCTCACTAGTTACTTTTTGATCTTGTCAATAATGTGAGTCATTCGGCTAAATCAAGCGTTTATGTTACCAAAAATCAGCAATCAGCcatttcttttaacatttcattcatCCTCATTGATGAATGATTTATTGTTTGAGAATCATATTGTTCTGAATTCCAAATTTGATTTAACAGTTTCATCAAAATCTATATAAAAATCTAGTAGTACTAGTTTAAGCCAGCATCGATGAGGTCTTacctgtcaaaaaaacaaaaaacccacaatttaagaatttaaaaaaaataaaaatcagcgATCTTCATCTGCAGATGAGTAAGGAAATGATTCACACTGACAGGCCTTACCTAAAGATCTTTACATTTGCTTTAGATTAACTTGAACAAAAGAGTCACGATGGTgtccatttctttttaaacgTTTAttgaagtcaaatgttttttttttccactacaGTAAGATCAAATCATAAGAACCAGGAAAATAATGTTGAGGGAGGTTGATGATCGGCATGCAACTACTAATGTTCACAAGACCAGCTGTTTGCTCCAGATGTGGCATGAGAAAGAAGCAGAGACTATGATCCATCATCAGCTCCCTCTGCTGTCACTGTCTCGTTCTCAGCTGGGAAACTCCTCACTAGCTTTGCTAACACATCGGGGCAGTAGAAAGTGGTGAGACCGTCGGGGGCTGGTGGAAGTGAACTGAACCACagcaaaactaaataaataacagacaaAAAAGTGCTACAGACTCCATTCAGTACTGAGATGGAATAGCCTAGATCTCcataatgggggggggggggtaaagtaACACAACTCAACAGTAAGAGCTATAATAAGTGGATTGTCATAATAGATTCTTTTTACACTTCATATCAATCTATAGATAGGATGGTGCTGGATCTATGAAAGCATTTCAAGCTAGTTATTTTCACATGTATCCCTTTTACTAAGACATAAAAAAGGCCGGAGAGTGGGAGGGGTAGCAGCTTCTGTTGCTTTTCAAacatcacattcattcattttatttcacgCAGACTTCAGTCTCTCCCaccttttctcctctcacacCTCCAGAAGGCTCTTTAGAAATACACAGGGAGGGGTTGAACTAAACGCTTAAGTGGCTCTACACAtacacagagggggggggggggggggggggggggggggggggggttggggggaggggggggtaaGGGCTTAGTGGTGCTCAGAAAGGGTTAGTGAGGGAAAGTAGGAATGCatatggttgtgtgtgtgtgtgtgtgttttggcaaCAGGGCTGGTGCTTAAGCGGGCATGTAAGGAGGAGGTGGCTCCTTCTCTGGCATCTTCATTGCCATCTCATAAGTGGGCAGGATGTACTGAAggagaaaacataaaaagatgaaGATTGCTGTTACTGCATAGACAAACACCaacaagcatttattttttcaggcagtattttAACTGCTCAGCTGGCTCGGACTCTGTCAATTATTCTTCCGGGCCAGTTATGATGTGGAGCCATCCTCTCCTATGAGAATGATGTTTTTTGATTACTGGTGAAAAGTAATTTTGTTAGGAAAAAACTCTACCTTTGATTTCATGATAGTGACCCGttcatgttttggttttcagcgttgtgttgcaaaaaaaactaCCATCGAAATATGTCAACCTGAGCTTTCAGGAATTCAATTGGACATTTTTCTACAACATGTATTTAATGATTATTCAACATAAAGTGCAGAGTAAGTGATGATGGAAATAATTATTAGCTCCGTTCCTCATTCTGAGTTCACTTCACCATGTGAG
The Labrus mixtus chromosome 12, fLabMix1.1, whole genome shotgun sequence genome window above contains:
- the matn3a gene encoding matrilin-3a isoform X1, whose translation is MRTLRADMMKSFLWSLLYCGSLLLSDVRATYHLSAGDPHLLAAQSHAQSRLNGRPPFRTINPAIHRSDYTYRGGYHYHYQPPRIPPPVLFQPLPLSPPVTYHRPSVPMPRYHHRFKGPVLPHMHHIYKGLSPPVSRHPHQRLKGHFHYKVKGPCPEKSDPTVPTPPVLLPPTIPPTLPEPTVLPTQPETTEAPLTTVMPVLVTTVETTAPVTQPVSTQSGFITTVSPVETETDSQCRSRPLDLVFIIDSSRSVRPVEFEKVKIFLADMVDTLDVGGEATRVAVVNYASTVKIEFLLKDYGNKPDMKKAISRIEPLAAGTMTGLAIKTAMNEAFTEQSGARPRSRNISKVGIIVTDGRPQDQVEEVSAAARASGIEIYAVGVDRADMRSLQQMASIPLEDHVFYVETYGVIEKLTSKFRETLCGLDPCAMGNDCQHICVNSNASYYCQCRDGFILNADKKTCSLKPFVGQLSEVKVEVVVDPCKCEARLVFQKKTQAAIEQLTAKLVAVSGRIEHLENTVGRA
- the matn3a gene encoding matrilin-3a isoform X3 gives rise to the protein MRTLRADMMKSFLWSLLYCGSLLLSDVRATYHLSAGDPHLLAAQSHAQSRLNGRPPFRTINPAKTDSQCRSRPLDLVFIIDSSRSVRPVEFEKVKIFLADMVDTLDVGGEATRVAVVNYASTVKIEFLLKDYGNKPDMKKAISRIEPLAAGTMTGLAIKTAMNEAFTEQSGARPRSRNISKVGIIVTDGRPQDQVEEVSAAARASGIEIYAVGVDRADMRSLQQMASIPLEDHVFYVETYGVIEKLTSKFRETLCGLDPCAMGNDCQHICVNSNASYYCQCRDGFILNADKKTCSLKPFVGQLSEVKVEVVVDPCKCEARLVFQKKTQAAIEQLTAKLVAVSGRIEHLENTVGRA
- the matn3a gene encoding matrilin-3a isoform X2 encodes the protein MRTLRADMMKSFLWSLLYCGSLLLSDVRATYHLSAGDPHLLAAQSHAQSRLNGRPPFRTINPAIHRSDYTYRGGYHYHYQPPRIPPPVLFQPLPLSPPVTYHRPSVPMPRYHHRFKGPVLPHMHHIYKGLSPPVSRHPHQRLKGHFHYKVKGPCPEKSDPTVPTPPVLLPPTIPPTLPEPTVLPTQPETTEAPLTTVMPVLVTTVETTAPVTQPVSTQSGFITTVSPVETETDSQCRSRPLDLVFIIDSSRSVRPVEFEKVKIFLADMVDTLDVGGEATRVAVVNYASTVKIEFLLKDYGNKPDMKKAISRIEPLAAGTMTGLAIKTAMNEAFTEQSGARPRSRNISKVGIIVTDGRPQDQVEEVSAAARASGIEIYAVGVDRADMRSLQQMASIPLEDHVFYVETYGVIEKLTSKFRETLCGLDPCAMGNDCQHICVNSNASYYCQCRDGFILNADKKTCSLKQVKVEVVVDPCKCEARLVFQKKTQAAIEQLTAKLVAVSGRIEHLENTVGRA
- the matn3a gene encoding matrilin-3a isoform X4 — translated: MPRKVRPNSTNTTCATPPHNPSNSTRANSAANSARNYRGTADNRHASVGDHCGDHRSCDATETDSQCRSRPLDLVFIIDSSRSVRPVEFEKVKIFLADMVDTLDVGGEATRVAVVNYASTVKIEFLLKDYGNKPDMKKAISRIEPLAAGTMTGLAIKTAMNEAFTEQSGARPRSRNISKVGIIVTDGRPQDQVEEVSAAARASGIEIYAVGVDRADMRSLQQMASIPLEDHVFYVETYGVIEKLTSKFRETLCGLDPCAMGNDCQHICVNSNASYYCQCRDGFILNADKKTCSLKPFVGQLSEVKVEVVVDPCKCEARLVFQKKTQAAIEQLTAKLVAVSGRIEHLENTVGRA
- the matn3a gene encoding matrilin-3a isoform X6: MRTLRADMMKSFLWSLLYCGSLLLSDVRATYHLSAGDPHLLAAQSHAQSRLNGRPPFRTINPAIHRSDYTYRGGYHYHYQPPRIPPPVLFQPLPLSPPVTYHRPSVPMPRYHHRFKGPVLPHMHHIYKGLSPPVSRHPHQRLKGHFHYKVKGPCPEKSDPTVPTPPVLLPPTIPPTLPEPTVLPTQPETTEAPLTTVMPVLVTTVETTAPVTQPVSTQSGFITTVSPVETGLDPCAMGNDCQHICVNSNASYYCQCRDGFILNADKKTCSLKPFVGQLSEVKVEVVVDPCKCEARLVFQKKTQAAIEQLTAKLVAVSGRIEHLENTVGRA
- the matn3a gene encoding matrilin-3a isoform X7; the protein is MRTLRADMMKSFLWSLLYCGSLLLSDVRATYHLSAGDPHLLAAQSHAQSRLNGRPPFRTINPAIHRSDYTYRGGYHYHYQPPRIPPPVLFQPLPLSPPVTYHRPSVPMPRYHHRFKGPVLPHMHHIYKGLSPPVSRHPHQRLKGHFHYKVKGPCPEKSDPTVPTPPVLLPPTIPPTLPEPTVLPTQPETTEAPLTTVMPVLVTTVETTAPVTQPVSTQSGFITTVSPVETGLDPCAMGNDCQHICVNSNASYYCQCRDGFILNADKKTCSLKQVKVEVVVDPCKCEARLVFQKKTQAAIEQLTAKLVAVSGRIEHLENTVGRA
- the matn3a gene encoding matrilin-3a isoform X5: MRTLRADMMKSFLWSLLYCGSLLLSDVRATYHLSAGDPHLLAAQSHAQSRLNGRPPFRTINPAKTDSQCRSRPLDLVFIIDSSRSVRPVEFEKVKIFLADMVDTLDVGGEATRVAVVNYASTVKIEFLLKDYGNKPDMKKAISRIEPLAAGTMTGLAIKTAMNEAFTEQSGARPRSRNISKVGIIVTDGRPQDQVEEVSAAARASGIEIYAVGVDRADMRSLQQMASIPLEDHVFYVETYGVIEKLTSKFRETLCGLDPCAMGNDCQHICVNSNASYYCQCRDGFILNADKKTCSLKQVKVEVVVDPCKCEARLVFQKKTQAAIEQLTAKLVAVSGRIEHLENTVGRA